One part of the Anguilla anguilla isolate fAngAng1 chromosome 11, fAngAng1.pri, whole genome shotgun sequence genome encodes these proteins:
- the slc35c2 gene encoding solute carrier family 35 member C2 yields the protein MAYFVQLFCRTVRTVGLVLFYYVFSIGITFYNKWLMKGFHFPLFMTLVHLAIIFCLSALTRSAMQCWTGKPRVLLSWNSYMYKVAPTALATALDIGLSNWSFLFITISLYTMTKSSAVLFILFFSLVFKLEEPNPFLVLVVLLIAGGLFMFTFESTQFNLQGFIMVLLASFIGGIRWTLTQVLMQKAELGLQNPVDTMFHLQPVMFMGLLPLFLYNEGLSLCTSVKLFRSSELSPLLYSLLTLSAGGGLAFGLGFSEFMLVSRTSSLTLSIAGIFKEVCTLLLAARLMGDKMTVLNWLGFAVCLSGISLHMGLKTYYSKGKSPTLRQLSSQDSRDLELPLLRNGQEEGEDMEETCDEEEEQRILH from the exons GGCTTCCATTTCCCCCTCTTCATGACTCTGGTCCACCTGGCAATAATattctgcctgtctgccttGACACGCTCAGCAATGCAGTGTTGGACTGGCAAGCCCAGGGTCCTGCTTAGCTGGAACAGCTACATGTACAAGGTGGCCCCAACAG CACTAGCTACAGCTTTGGATATAGGCCTGTCCAACTGGAGTTTCCTCTTCATCACCATCAGCCT ATACACTATGACCAAGTCCTCTGCTGTGCTCTTCATCCTGTTCTTCTCCCTGGTCTTCAAATTGGAGGAACCG AACCCATTCTTGGTTTTGGTGGTCCTCCTGATTGCTGGTGGCCTTTTCATGTTCACCTTTGAGTCCACGCAGTTCAATCTGCAGGGCTTCATCATGGTGCTGCTCGCGTCCTTCATCGGCGGGATCCGCTGGACGCTCACGCAGGTCCTGATGCAGAAGGCGGAGCTCG GCCTGCAGAATCCAGTGGACACCATGTTTCACCTGCAGCCTGTTATGTTTATGGGCCTCCTCCCACTCTTTCTGTACAACGAAG GCCTCAGCCTGTGCACCTCAGTGAAGCTGTTCCGCTCCAGCGAGCTCTCCCCGCTGCTGTACTCCCTGCTCACGCTGTCAGCGGGTGGGGGCCTTGCCTTCGGCCTGGGCTTCTCTGAGTTCATGCTGGTCTCCCGCACCTCCAGCCTCACGCTGTCCATCGCTGGCATCTTCAAG GAGGTGTGTACACTGCTGTTAGCTGCTCGGTTAATGGGGGACAAGATGACCGTACTGAACTGGCTGGGGtttgctgtctgtctctctgggaTCTCTCTGCACATGGGGCTGAAGACCTATTACTCCAAAG GTAAGAGCCCCACCCTGAGACAGCTGTCCAGTCAAGACAGCAGAGATCTGGAGCTGCCCTTGCTCCGAAATggccaggaggagggggaggacaTGGAGGAGACttgtgatgaagaggaggagcagaggatcCTGCACTGA